One region of Acidobacteriota bacterium genomic DNA includes:
- a CDS encoding class I SAM-dependent methyltransferase: MQDEDYEYLYSLEERFWWFAGMREITASLLDPFLPQADRMILDAGCGTGGNLEWLVRYSGKGHIVGIDPVPLAIEFCRTRKHQMLSRASATDLPFADEVFDLVTSFDVLVQIPGEGTDDQSIEEMWRVLKPGGIAFVRGPAYRWMRSGHDEALDTVRRYTLEELRRKLERAGFKVLRETYANSLLFPAVAVRRLVFKPLGLADGGSDVKPLPPGLEWLNKLLKKFLLIEAKLLRNPSVKLPMGLSVICIVQKATRE; the protein is encoded by the coding sequence ATGCAAGATGAAGATTACGAATATCTTTATTCGCTGGAAGAGCGGTTCTGGTGGTTTGCCGGAATGCGCGAGATAACTGCCAGCCTGCTGGATCCGTTTTTGCCCCAAGCGGATCGGATGATCCTGGATGCCGGTTGCGGAACAGGAGGGAATCTGGAATGGCTGGTGCGGTATTCCGGTAAAGGCCACATCGTAGGAATTGATCCGGTTCCCCTGGCGATTGAGTTTTGTCGCACGCGCAAACACCAGATGCTTTCCCGCGCTTCGGCGACGGATTTGCCTTTTGCAGACGAAGTGTTTGATTTGGTGACCAGCTTTGATGTGTTGGTGCAAATTCCCGGCGAAGGCACGGACGATCAATCCATTGAAGAAATGTGGCGGGTGCTGAAACCCGGTGGCATTGCGTTTGTGCGCGGCCCGGCCTATCGCTGGATGCGCAGCGGACACGATGAAGCACTGGATACTGTGCGCCGCTATACGCTCGAAGAATTGCGCAGGAAACTGGAGCGCGCGGGATTCAAAGTCTTGCGAGAAACCTATGCCAACAGCCTTTTGTTTCCGGCAGTTGCGGTGCGGCGATTGGTGTTCAAACCTTTGGGATTGGCAGATGGCGGTTCGGATGTGAAACCGTTGCCGCCCGGGCTGGAATGGCTGAATAAGTTGTTGAAAAAATTCCTGCTGATCGAAGCGAAGCTGTTGCGGAATCCGAGCGTCAAATTGCCTATGGGATTATCCGTCATCTGCATTGTTCAAAAAGCGACCAGGGAGTGA
- a CDS encoding HNH endonuclease, giving the protein MARKPGSKQLILEYFLRNIGKVPESREIQSVSGGAVEWARRVRELRNEDGYQILTHKDRANLKPNQYLLETIERVPAFARDISKETRAWVLERNGYTCQMCGVAAGDPDPLGGNRTVRLTMGHIIDKSKGGDDSPQNLRAVCTNCNEGLQNTALPKPDRIHLLAQIRRATIQDQEAALKWLLQKFNLEAQKKKVSKL; this is encoded by the coding sequence ATGGCACGCAAACCCGGATCGAAGCAGTTAATTCTTGAATACTTTCTGCGCAATATTGGCAAGGTACCTGAATCAAGAGAGATTCAAAGTGTGAGTGGTGGCGCTGTCGAATGGGCACGTAGAGTACGCGAGCTTCGGAACGAAGATGGCTACCAAATCCTGACTCACAAAGACCGCGCAAATCTAAAACCCAATCAGTACCTTCTGGAAACAATTGAGCGTGTACCCGCTTTCGCACGTGACATTTCAAAAGAAACGCGCGCTTGGGTGCTTGAAAGAAATGGCTATACCTGTCAGATGTGTGGTGTCGCTGCGGGCGATCCTGATCCCCTTGGCGGCAATAGAACCGTGAGGCTGACGATGGGCCACATTATTGACAAATCGAAAGGCGGTGATGATTCGCCACAAAATCTGCGTGCAGTTTGCACGAATTGCAATGAAGGGTTGCAAAATACTGCTCTGCCCAAACCTGATCGAATTCACCTGCTGGCTCAAATCCGGCGGGCGACAATTCAAGACCAAGAAGCTGCTTTGAAATGGTTACTTCAAAAATTCAATTTGGAAGCCCAAAAAAAGAAAGTAAGCAAACTTTGA
- a CDS encoding M28 family peptidase translates to MHSKSARRVLAAFIALLLTINAAPFSSSAQSKTETDWEEQLRSIPKAENLKEYMKKLASEPHHIGSAAGKRNAEWMRDQFKAWGLGARIEEFDVLFPTPKDRVLELVAPETYQAKLKEPVLAEDPDSGDENQLPTYNAYSGDGDVTAELVYVNYGIPADYEQLARMGVDVKGKIVIARYGASWRGIKPKVAYEHGAIGCLIYSDPKDDGYYAGDVYPKGPYRPDFGVQRGSVMDMPIHPGDPLTPGWGATKNAKRLSRDEAKTILKIPVMPISYGDALPLLKNLSGQVVPEAWKGALPITYHVGAGPAKVHLKVTSDWSLHTLYNVVAKIEGSAYPDEWVIRGNHHDAWVNGADDPTSGMVAVMEEARAFGELVKQGWRPKRTIIFCAWDGEEPGLLGSTEWAEQHAEELTQKAVAYINSDSTSKGTFGASGSHTLERFVNDVARSVMDSKGKASLWDGMRNRGRGRRQQAAEPDSDRADLRIGALGSGSDYTAFIDHLGIASLNVGFGGEGGGGIYHSIYDSIAWYTRFSDGTFEYGKNLAQAAGTITMRLADAKILPFEFTNFAETVGTYVEDVSKLPKQNVDLAPLRASVEKLKRAADDYDRALGSLLRTGSIPADAKDLNRLLYQSERKLLSEAGLPRRDWFKHQIYAPGFYTGYGVKTLPGVREALEQKNWTEASEQVKVISQTIGAMTAQIEAATNKLRGK, encoded by the coding sequence ATGCACAGCAAATCGGCCAGGCGCGTCTTGGCTGCCTTCATCGCGTTATTGCTGACGATCAATGCGGCTCCGTTTTCCAGTTCCGCCCAATCCAAAACCGAAACCGATTGGGAAGAGCAGCTTCGTTCGATTCCCAAAGCCGAGAATCTAAAAGAGTACATGAAAAAGCTGGCGTCCGAACCGCATCACATCGGATCGGCGGCAGGCAAACGCAACGCCGAATGGATGCGTGACCAGTTCAAAGCCTGGGGGCTTGGTGCCCGGATCGAAGAATTCGATGTGCTGTTCCCCACGCCGAAAGATCGTGTGTTGGAACTCGTCGCCCCGGAAACATACCAGGCCAAATTGAAAGAACCCGTGTTGGCCGAAGACCCCGATTCGGGTGATGAAAACCAGTTGCCAACCTACAACGCATATTCCGGCGACGGCGACGTAACGGCGGAACTGGTCTACGTCAATTACGGCATTCCGGCGGATTACGAACAGTTGGCGCGCATGGGCGTGGATGTCAAAGGCAAGATTGTCATCGCGCGTTACGGCGCAAGCTGGCGCGGCATCAAACCCAAAGTCGCTTACGAACACGGCGCAATCGGATGCCTGATTTACTCCGACCCGAAAGACGACGGGTATTACGCCGGCGATGTGTATCCGAAAGGGCCGTATCGTCCGGATTTCGGCGTTCAGCGCGGCAGCGTGATGGATATGCCGATTCATCCCGGCGATCCGCTGACTCCGGGTTGGGGCGCGACGAAAAACGCCAAACGCTTGTCCCGCGACGAAGCCAAAACCATTCTGAAAATTCCTGTCATGCCGATTTCCTACGGCGATGCTTTGCCGCTGCTGAAAAATCTCAGCGGTCAGGTTGTGCCCGAAGCCTGGAAAGGCGCGCTGCCCATCACCTACCACGTCGGCGCAGGCCCGGCGAAAGTTCATCTGAAAGTGACTTCGGATTGGAGCCTGCACACACTGTACAACGTCGTCGCCAAAATCGAAGGCAGCGCCTATCCAGACGAATGGGTGATTCGCGGCAATCATCACGACGCCTGGGTCAACGGCGCGGACGATCCGACCAGCGGAATGGTCGCGGTGATGGAAGAAGCGCGCGCGTTTGGCGAATTGGTGAAACAAGGTTGGCGTCCCAAGCGCACAATCATCTTTTGCGCGTGGGATGGCGAAGAGCCGGGTTTGCTGGGTTCGACCGAATGGGCGGAACAACACGCCGAAGAGTTGACGCAAAAAGCCGTCGCTTACATCAACTCCGACAGCACCAGCAAAGGCACGTTCGGCGCCAGCGGTTCACACACACTGGAACGCTTCGTCAACGACGTGGCGCGTTCGGTGATGGATTCCAAAGGCAAAGCTTCATTGTGGGATGGGATGCGCAATCGTGGGCGCGGACGCAGACAACAAGCGGCGGAACCAGACAGCGACCGCGCAGATTTGCGCATTGGCGCGTTGGGTTCCGGGTCGGATTACACCGCGTTCATTGACCATCTTGGCATCGCTTCGCTGAACGTCGGGTTTGGCGGCGAAGGAGGCGGCGGCATTTACCATTCGATTTACGATTCCATCGCCTGGTACACGCGGTTTTCGGACGGCACGTTTGAATACGGCAAAAATCTTGCGCAAGCGGCAGGCACGATCACGATGCGATTGGCCGATGCGAAAATTCTGCCCTTCGAGTTCACCAACTTCGCCGAAACCGTCGGCACATACGTCGAAGACGTTTCCAAGCTGCCGAAACAAAACGTAGACCTTGCGCCGTTGCGCGCTTCGGTCGAAAAGCTGAAACGCGCCGCAGACGATTACGACCGCGCGCTTGGCAGCCTGCTCCGCACCGGTTCGATTCCGGCAGACGCCAAAGACTTGAATCGGTTGCTGTACCAATCCGAACGCAAACTCCTGTCTGAAGCCGGCCTACCTCGCCGCGACTGGTTCAAACATCAGATTTACGCTCCCGGCTTTTACACCGGCTACGGCGTAAAAACGCTGCCCGGCGTCCGCGAAGCCCTGGAGCAAAAGAACTGGACGGAAGCTTCGGAACAAGTCAAAGTCATCAGCCAGACCATTGGCGCGATGACGGCTCAGATCGAAGCGGCAACCAACAAACTTCGCGGCAAATGA
- a CDS encoding site-specific DNA-methyltransferase: MADMSDLQILTGDSRIVLPTLAAESIQCCVTSPPYWGLRDYDHPSQIGAESSPEMYVENLVEIFREVRRVLCKDGTLWLNVGDGYARNGGTGNCGPNAIVGNTKKLIQKRNCKVPDCWGLKDRDLMGLPWRVAFALQADGWVLRSKITWIKKTAMPESVKNRPTSATEELFLFAKSPTYFYDPNGFRETSGANLRNYWILGPDPSGNGHPAAFPRELARRCILLGSRVDDTVLDPFAGSGTTGLTANELGRKAVLIELNPAYAQISRERTRYGTQTRIEAVNS; the protein is encoded by the coding sequence ATGGCCGATATGAGCGACTTGCAAATTTTGACTGGAGACAGCCGCATAGTGTTACCAACACTTGCGGCTGAATCTATACAATGTTGCGTGACATCACCTCCATACTGGGGGTTACGCGATTATGATCATCCATCACAGATCGGAGCGGAATCATCGCCAGAGATGTATGTTGAAAACCTTGTAGAGATTTTTCGAGAGGTTCGACGCGTTCTGTGTAAGGATGGAACGTTGTGGCTTAACGTTGGCGATGGTTACGCGAGGAATGGTGGAACAGGTAATTGTGGCCCGAATGCCATAGTCGGTAACACAAAAAAACTGATCCAAAAACGCAACTGTAAAGTTCCCGATTGCTGGGGACTTAAAGACAGAGATTTAATGGGATTACCTTGGCGCGTTGCTTTTGCTTTGCAGGCAGATGGGTGGGTATTGAGATCAAAGATAACTTGGATCAAAAAAACTGCGATGCCTGAAAGTGTGAAGAACAGGCCAACCAGTGCAACGGAAGAACTTTTTTTGTTTGCGAAATCACCAACCTACTTTTACGACCCAAACGGTTTTAGAGAAACAAGTGGTGCGAATCTTCGCAATTATTGGATACTTGGCCCCGACCCAAGCGGTAATGGACACCCGGCGGCTTTCCCTCGCGAGCTAGCACGACGATGTATTCTGCTTGGATCTCGCGTTGATGACACGGTGCTTGATCCTTTTGCTGGTTCTGGGACAACTGGGTTGACAGCAAACGAGTTAGGCCGAAAAGCAGTTCTAATCGAACTAAATCCAGCATACGCTCAAATAAGCCGAGAACGTACACGCTATGGCACGCAAACCCGGATCGAAGCAGTTAATTCTTGA
- the rlmN gene encoding 23S rRNA (adenine(2503)-C(2))-methyltransferase RlmN, with the protein MTTLLGKTEAELIEFARELGEAPFRGKQIYQWMYARRALDFDQMTDLSKPLREKLRQAAVVTETRIERVFYSSDGTRRYLLRLGDGREAEAVFMPEDRRDTICISCQVGCAVGCKFCMTAQLGVKRNMTAGEIISQVVIVLNEVYGAGSETPHGTNLVFMGMGESFLNYQEVMQSIRVMADQKGLGISPKRVTVSTSGIVPRIYEFANETVRPHLAISLSSTTEEQRNDLMPINRKYTLADLMRACREYPLDERERMTFEYVMLDGVNDSDEDARRLVKLLNGIRAKVNLIPHNPAPELPYKASPMPRILAFQKILTDKDVPAFIRRPRGQDISAACGQLAARHQAQG; encoded by the coding sequence ATGACAACTTTGTTAGGCAAAACCGAAGCCGAATTAATCGAATTTGCCCGCGAACTTGGCGAAGCGCCGTTTCGCGGCAAACAGATTTATCAATGGATGTACGCTCGCCGCGCGCTGGATTTCGACCAGATGACCGATTTGTCGAAACCCTTGCGCGAAAAACTTCGCCAGGCGGCGGTTGTGACTGAAACCAGGATTGAGCGCGTGTTTTATTCCAGCGACGGCACGCGGCGATACTTGCTGCGATTGGGCGATGGTCGCGAAGCCGAAGCTGTTTTCATGCCCGAAGACCGCCGCGATACCATCTGCATCAGTTGTCAGGTCGGCTGCGCCGTGGGCTGCAAATTCTGCATGACGGCTCAACTGGGCGTGAAGCGAAACATGACCGCGGGCGAAATCATCTCGCAGGTCGTCATCGTCCTGAATGAAGTGTATGGCGCAGGCAGTGAAACTCCGCACGGCACGAATCTGGTGTTTATGGGGATGGGCGAAAGCTTTTTGAATTACCAGGAAGTAATGCAATCCATTCGCGTGATGGCTGACCAGAAAGGATTGGGAATCAGCCCGAAACGAGTGACGGTTTCGACTTCCGGCATCGTGCCGCGCATTTACGAATTTGCCAACGAAACGGTGCGCCCGCATCTGGCCATTTCATTATCTTCAACGACCGAAGAGCAGCGAAACGATTTGATGCCAATCAATCGAAAGTACACGCTGGCGGATTTGATGCGGGCTTGTCGGGAATATCCGCTCGACGAACGAGAGCGGATGACGTTTGAATATGTGATGCTGGATGGTGTGAACGACAGCGATGAAGATGCCCGGCGATTGGTCAAACTGCTCAACGGAATTCGCGCCAAAGTGAATTTGATCCCGCACAACCCCGCGCCGGAATTACCGTACAAAGCTTCGCCGATGCCGCGCATTCTGGCGTTTCAAAAAATCCTGACTGACAAAGACGTTCCGGCTTTCATTCGCCGCCCGCGCGGTCAGGACATTTCAGCGGCTTGCGGCCAACTTGCCGCGCGGCATCAGGCGCAAGGCTGA
- the rph gene encoding ribonuclease PH — protein MTNSEQKARNDGRQPLDLRPVNMTCGFTKYAEGSVLIEAGQTRVLCTATVEEKVPGFLKGKGVGWVTAEYAMLPRATQTRTPREIGRGGPSGRTHEIQRLIGRSLRSVVDMAALGERTVTIDCDVIQADGGTRTASITGGFVALTFALEKLFDSGKLNRPALRDFIAAVSVGIVGERALLDLDYVEDSAAEVDMNVVRTGDGRFVEIQGTAETEPFDREQMNDLIAAAEIGIDGLIAIQREVLVQAIRETLGRTKLRTLIDSASRGKVNWKEDAL, from the coding sequence ATGACAAACTCTGAACAGAAAGCTCGTAACGACGGACGGCAACCATTGGATTTGCGTCCGGTCAACATGACTTGTGGTTTTACGAAATACGCGGAAGGCTCCGTTTTGATCGAAGCCGGCCAAACGCGCGTGCTCTGCACGGCGACGGTCGAAGAGAAGGTGCCCGGCTTTTTGAAAGGCAAAGGTGTGGGGTGGGTGACGGCGGAATACGCGATGTTGCCGCGCGCCACACAGACCCGCACGCCGCGCGAAATCGGTCGCGGCGGCCCTTCCGGGCGAACGCACGAAATTCAGCGATTGATTGGTCGCAGTTTGCGGTCAGTCGTGGATATGGCCGCGCTGGGTGAACGCACCGTGACGATTGATTGCGACGTGATTCAAGCCGATGGCGGCACGCGCACGGCTTCGATCACCGGAGGATTCGTCGCCTTAACCTTTGCGCTGGAAAAGCTGTTTGATTCCGGCAAACTCAATCGCCCGGCGTTGCGGGATTTCATTGCCGCCGTCAGCGTAGGCATCGTCGGCGAACGCGCCCTGCTCGATCTGGATTACGTCGAAGATTCCGCCGCTGAGGTGGACATGAACGTTGTTCGCACGGGAGATGGCCGCTTTGTCGAAATTCAGGGCACGGCGGAAACCGAACCGTTCGACCGCGAGCAGATGAACGACCTGATTGCTGCTGCCGAAATCGGCATTGACGGTTTGATTGCAATTCAACGCGAAGTCCTCGTTCAGGCTATCCGGGAAACGCTCGGTCGCACGAAACTTCGCACCTTGATTGATTCCGCCTCGCGCGGAAAGGTTAATTGGAAGGAGGACGCGTTATGA
- a CDS encoding glutamate racemase, giving the protein MNSLPIGIFDSGVGGLTVLRAVRKRLPQESVIYLGDTARVPYGTKSRATIERYAIEDAAFLIEKGVKMIVVACNTASAMARESLRRDFNIPFLTVLGPGARAAMKATKTGCIGVIATEATISSGAYELAIREAAGNHSVEVFSRACPLFVPLVEEGETDSQVARLVAEQYLAPLRAERVDTLVLGCTHYPLLKSVISETMSDTVTLIDSAEAVAEETAQLLEQAGWLDTDSEPQQSRFYVTDAAQRFHRIAERILGAPLEHLEAVEVFGHDKL; this is encoded by the coding sequence ATGAATTCACTCCCAATAGGCATTTTTGATTCCGGCGTTGGCGGTTTGACCGTGCTGAGAGCCGTGCGCAAGCGGTTACCGCAGGAAAGCGTCATTTACCTGGGCGATACGGCGCGTGTGCCGTACGGGACGAAATCGCGCGCGACGATTGAACGGTACGCTATCGAAGACGCCGCCTTTCTGATTGAAAAAGGCGTCAAAATGATTGTCGTTGCCTGCAACACGGCGTCGGCAATGGCGCGCGAAAGTTTGCGCCGCGATTTCAACATCCCATTTTTGACCGTGCTGGGGCCGGGCGCTCGCGCCGCAATGAAAGCCACAAAAACCGGATGCATTGGCGTCATCGCCACCGAAGCGACGATCAGCAGCGGCGCATACGAACTCGCCATTCGCGAAGCCGCGGGAAACCATTCCGTCGAAGTTTTTTCGCGCGCCTGCCCCTTGTTTGTGCCGCTGGTGGAAGAAGGGGAAACCGATTCGCAGGTTGCGCGACTCGTTGCCGAACAGTATCTTGCCCCTTTGCGCGCTGAGCGCGTTGACACACTGGTGCTGGGTTGCACGCATTACCCGCTGCTGAAATCCGTCATCTCCGAAACGATGAGCGATACGGTGACGCTGATTGATTCCGCTGAAGCCGTTGCGGAAGAAACGGCTCAATTGTTGGAACAGGCCGGATGGCTGGACACAGACAGCGAACCACAGCAAAGCCGGTTTTACGTGACTGACGCAGCACAACGATTTCACCGAATTGCAGAAAGGATTTTGGGCGCACCGCTGGAGCATCTGGAAGCGGTGGAAGTTTTTGGACATGACAAACTCTGA
- a CDS encoding (2Fe-2S) ferredoxin domain-containing protein, with product MPKFQDHIFICTNQRPPENPRGCCDSEGLGRLHLLFKQELASRGLKISVRANRAGCLDQCEHGPTVVIYPDAIWYGSVTAEDVPEIIESHIVNRIPVVRLMLADACINTLECAHKSSQ from the coding sequence ATGCCGAAATTTCAAGATCATATTTTTATTTGCACGAACCAGCGACCGCCGGAAAATCCGCGCGGATGTTGTGATTCGGAAGGACTTGGGCGCTTGCATTTGTTATTCAAACAGGAACTGGCATCACGTGGGTTGAAGATTTCTGTCAGGGCGAACCGGGCAGGTTGTCTTGACCAATGTGAGCATGGCCCGACAGTGGTTATTTACCCGGACGCCATCTGGTACGGAAGCGTGACTGCGGAGGATGTGCCGGAAATTATTGAATCTCATATCGTGAATCGAATTCCCGTGGTGCGGTTGATGCTGGCTGATGCGTGCATCAACACTCTGGAATGTGCCCATAAATCGTCCCAATAA
- a CDS encoding glycosyltransferase family 2 protein: MTRIVQKRRPSISVFFPAYNDEGSIAAMVTNALALLPQITDDYEVVVVNDGSSDGTAAVLDELARKHSTVRVIHHPRNRGYGGALRTGFLSVTKDLVFYTDGDGQYDVNELVELVPLMSTEMDVVNGYKIKRSDAKRRVVLGAMYKMLARLLFRLPIRDVDCDFRLMRREAIQGISLVSTSGVVCTEMIYKLHRAGCRFTETPVHHYPRMHGQSQFFTFRRVGKTAFDFFALWLRLVLLSRLSLGARTITKPSEQV; encoded by the coding sequence ATGACCCGAATTGTTCAAAAACGACGTCCCAGCATTAGTGTATTTTTTCCGGCGTACAATGACGAAGGCTCAATCGCCGCAATGGTGACCAATGCGCTGGCTCTATTGCCGCAAATCACAGACGATTATGAAGTTGTCGTGGTCAACGACGGCAGCAGCGACGGCACGGCTGCGGTGCTGGACGAACTGGCGCGAAAACATTCCACCGTCCGCGTAATTCATCATCCGCGCAACCGTGGTTATGGAGGAGCGTTGCGAACCGGTTTTCTGTCGGTGACCAAGGACCTGGTGTTTTACACAGATGGTGATGGGCAATACGACGTAAACGAATTGGTCGAATTGGTTCCACTGATGAGCACAGAGATGGACGTGGTGAATGGGTACAAGATCAAGCGGTCAGATGCCAAACGGCGCGTGGTGCTTGGCGCCATGTACAAAATGCTGGCGCGATTGCTGTTCCGGCTGCCTATTCGCGACGTGGATTGCGATTTTCGATTGATGCGCCGCGAAGCCATTCAAGGCATCAGCTTGGTTTCCACCAGCGGCGTCGTTTGCACGGAAATGATTTACAAACTTCATCGCGCGGGTTGCCGGTTCACCGAAACCCCTGTTCACCATTACCCGCGAATGCATGGCCAATCGCAATTTTTCACCTTCCGGCGAGTCGGCAAAACCGCATTCGATTTTTTTGCCTTGTGGCTGCGGTTGGTGTTGCTTTCCAGGTTGAGCCTTGGCGCGCGAACTATCACCAAACCCAGTGAGCAAGTTTGA